The proteins below are encoded in one region of Eulemur rufifrons isolate Redbay chromosome 2, OSU_ERuf_1, whole genome shotgun sequence:
- the FITM1 gene encoding fat storage-inducing transmembrane protein 1, translating to MERGPVVGAGPGAGARIRALLGCLVKVLLWVASALLYFGSEQAARLLGSPCLRRLYHAWLAAVVIFGPLLQFHVNPRTIFASHGNFFNIKFVNSAWGWTCTFLGGFVLLVVFLATRRVAVTARHLSRLVVGAAVWRGAGRAFLLIEDLTGSCFEPLPQGLLLHELPDRRSCLAAGHQWRGYTVSSHTFLLTFCCLLMAEEAAVFAKYLAHGLPAGAPLRLVFLLNVLLLGLWNFLLLCTVIYFHQYTHKVVGAAVGTFAWYLTYGSWYHQPWSPGSPGHGLFPRPHSSRKHN from the exons atGGAGCGGGGGCcggtggtgggggcagggccgGGAGCCGGGGCCCGAATCCGGGCACTGCTGGGCTGCTTGGTCAAGGTGCTGCTCTGGGTGGCCTCTGCCTTGCTGTACTTTGGAAGTGAACAGGCCGCCCGCCTCCTGGGCAGCCCCTGCTTACGGCGCCTCTACCATGCCTGGTTGGCAGCAGTGGTCATCTTTGGGCCCCTTCTGCAGTTCCATGTCAACCCTCGGACTATCTTCGCCAGCCACGGCAACTTCTTCAACAT AAAGTTTGTGAATTCAGCGTGGGGCTGGACATGCACCTTCCTGGGGGGCTTTGTGTTGCTGGTGGTGTTCCTGGCTACACGGCGCGTGGCAGTGACCGCCAGGCACCTGAGCCGACTGGTGGTGGGGGCAGCCGTGTGGCGGGGGGCTGGCCGGGCCTTTCTGCTCATCGAAGACCTGACTGGCTCCTGCTTTGagcctctgccccagggcctgctgCTCCATGAGCTGCCAGACCGCCGCAGCTGCCTAGCAGCCGGCCACCAGTGGCGGGGCTACACGGTCTCCTCCCACACCTTcctgctcaccttctgctgccTGCTGATGGCTGAGGAAGCGGCAGTGTTTGCCAAGTACCTGGCCCACGGACTGCCTGCCGGCGCCCCCCTGCGCCTCGTCTTCCTGCTCAACGTGCTGCTGCTGGGCCTCTGGAACTTCTTGTTGCTCTGTACTGTCATCTATTTCCACCAGTACACTCACAAGGTGGTGGGTGCCGCAGTAGGCACCTTCGCCTGGTACCTCACCTATGGCAGTTGGTATCATCAGCCCTGGTCTCCAGGGAGCCCAGGCCACGGGCtcttcccccgcccccactccaGCCGCAAGcataactga
- the PSME1 gene encoding proteasome activator complex subunit 1 isoform X2, producing the protein MATLRVQPEAQAKVDVFREDLCTKTENLLGSYFPKKISELDAFLKEPALNEANLSNLKAPLDIPVPDPVKEKEKEERKKQQEKEDKDEKKKGEDEDKGPPCGPVNCNEKIVVLLQRLKPEIKDVIEQLNLVTTWLQLQIPRIEDGNNFGVAVQLEGFHTQISKYFSDRGDAVTKAAKQPHVGDYRQLVHELDEAEYRDIRLMVMEIRNAYAVLYDIILKNFEKLKKPRGETKGMIY; encoded by the exons ATGGCCACGCTCAGGGTCCAGCCTGAGGCCCAAGCCAAG GTGGATGTGTTTCGTGAAGACCTGTGTACCAAG ACAGAGAACCTACTCGGGAGCTATTTTCCCAAGAAGATTTCTGAGTTGGATGCATTTTTAAAG GAACCAGCTCTCAATGAAGCCAACCTGAGCAATCTGAAGGCCCCGTTAGACATCCCAGTGCCTGATCCAgttaaggagaaagagaaggaggagcgGAAAAAACAGCAGGAG AAGGAAGACAaggatgaaaagaagaaaggggaagatGAAGACAAAG GTCCTCCCTGTGGCCCAGTGAACTGCAATGAGAAGATCGTGGTTCTCCTGCAGCGCTTGAAGCCTGAGATCAAGGATGTCATTGAGCAGCTCAACCTG GTCACCACTTGGTTGCAGCTGCAGATACCTCGGATTGAGGATGGGAACAATTTTGGAGTGGCTGTCCAG CTGGAAGGCTTCCACACTCAAATCTCTAA GTATTTCTCTGATCGAGGTGATGCAGTGACCAAAGCAGCTAAGCAGCCACATGTG GGTGATTATCGGCAGCTGGTGCACGAGCTGGATGAGGCAGAGTACCGGGACATCCGGCTGATGGTCATGGAGATCCGCAATGCTTAT GCTGTATTATATGACATCATCCTGAAGAACTTCGAGAAGCTCAAGAAGCCCAGGGGAGAAACAAAGGGAATGATCTATtga
- the PSME1 gene encoding proteasome activator complex subunit 1 isoform X3 produces the protein MATLRVQPEAQAKVDVFREDLCTKTENLLGSYFPKKISELDAFLKEPALNEANLSNLKAPLDIPVPDPVKEKEKEERKKQQEKEDKDEKKKGEDEDKGPPCGPVNCNEKIVVLLQRLKPEIKDVIEQLNLVTTWLQLQIPRIEDGNNFGVAVQEKVFELMTSLHTKLEGFHTQISKYFSDRGDAVTKAAKQPHVGDYRQLVHELDEAEYRDIRLMVMEIRNAYVRRLYYMTSS, from the exons ATGGCCACGCTCAGGGTCCAGCCTGAGGCCCAAGCCAAG GTGGATGTGTTTCGTGAAGACCTGTGTACCAAG ACAGAGAACCTACTCGGGAGCTATTTTCCCAAGAAGATTTCTGAGTTGGATGCATTTTTAAAG GAACCAGCTCTCAATGAAGCCAACCTGAGCAATCTGAAGGCCCCGTTAGACATCCCAGTGCCTGATCCAgttaaggagaaagagaaggaggagcgGAAAAAACAGCAGGAG AAGGAAGACAaggatgaaaagaagaaaggggaagatGAAGACAAAG GTCCTCCCTGTGGCCCAGTGAACTGCAATGAGAAGATCGTGGTTCTCCTGCAGCGCTTGAAGCCTGAGATCAAGGATGTCATTGAGCAGCTCAACCTG GTCACCACTTGGTTGCAGCTGCAGATACCTCGGATTGAGGATGGGAACAATTTTGGAGTGGCTGTCCAG GAGAAGGTGTTTGAACTGATGACCAGCCTCCACACGAAGCTGGAAGGCTTCCACACTCAAATCTCTAA GTATTTCTCTGATCGAGGTGATGCAGTGACCAAAGCAGCTAAGCAGCCACATGTG GGTGATTATCGGCAGCTGGTGCACGAGCTGGATGAGGCAGAGTACCGGGACATCCGGCTGATGGTCATGGAGATCCGCAATGCTTATGTGAGGAG GCTGTATTATATGACATCATCCTGA
- the PSME1 gene encoding proteasome activator complex subunit 1 isoform X1 has product MATLRVQPEAQAKVDVFREDLCTKTENLLGSYFPKKISELDAFLKEPALNEANLSNLKAPLDIPVPDPVKEKEKEERKKQQEKEDKDEKKKGEDEDKGPPCGPVNCNEKIVVLLQRLKPEIKDVIEQLNLVTTWLQLQIPRIEDGNNFGVAVQEKVFELMTSLHTKLEGFHTQISKYFSDRGDAVTKAAKQPHVGDYRQLVHELDEAEYRDIRLMVMEIRNAYAVLYDIILKNFEKLKKPRGETKGMIY; this is encoded by the exons ATGGCCACGCTCAGGGTCCAGCCTGAGGCCCAAGCCAAG GTGGATGTGTTTCGTGAAGACCTGTGTACCAAG ACAGAGAACCTACTCGGGAGCTATTTTCCCAAGAAGATTTCTGAGTTGGATGCATTTTTAAAG GAACCAGCTCTCAATGAAGCCAACCTGAGCAATCTGAAGGCCCCGTTAGACATCCCAGTGCCTGATCCAgttaaggagaaagagaaggaggagcgGAAAAAACAGCAGGAG AAGGAAGACAaggatgaaaagaagaaaggggaagatGAAGACAAAG GTCCTCCCTGTGGCCCAGTGAACTGCAATGAGAAGATCGTGGTTCTCCTGCAGCGCTTGAAGCCTGAGATCAAGGATGTCATTGAGCAGCTCAACCTG GTCACCACTTGGTTGCAGCTGCAGATACCTCGGATTGAGGATGGGAACAATTTTGGAGTGGCTGTCCAG GAGAAGGTGTTTGAACTGATGACCAGCCTCCACACGAAGCTGGAAGGCTTCCACACTCAAATCTCTAA GTATTTCTCTGATCGAGGTGATGCAGTGACCAAAGCAGCTAAGCAGCCACATGTG GGTGATTATCGGCAGCTGGTGCACGAGCTGGATGAGGCAGAGTACCGGGACATCCGGCTGATGGTCATGGAGATCCGCAATGCTTAT GCTGTATTATATGACATCATCCTGAAGAACTTCGAGAAGCTCAAGAAGCCCAGGGGAGAAACAAAGGGAATGATCTATtga
- the EMC9 gene encoding ER membrane protein complex subunit 9 produces MGEVEISARAYVKMCLHAARYPHAAVNGLLLAPAPRSGECLCLTDCVPLFHSQLALSVMLEVALNQVDVWGTQAGLVVAGYYHANAALGDQSPGPLALKIAGRIAEFFPDAVLIMLDNQKLVPQPRVPPVIVLENQGLHWVPKDKNLVMWRDWEESRQMVGALLEGQAHQHLVDFDCHLDDIRQDWTNQQLNTQITQWVGPTNGNA; encoded by the exons ATGGGGGAAGTGGAGATCTCGGCCCGGGCCTACGTGAAGATGTGCCTGCACGCCGCCCGGTACCCACACGCGGCGGTCAACGGGCTGTTGCTGGCGCCGGCGCCGCGGTCCGGAGAATGCCTGTGCCTCACCGACTGTGTGCCCCTCTTCCACAGCCAGCTGGCCCTGTCCGTCATGTTGGAGGTCGCCCTCAACCAG GTGGATGTGTGGGGCACACAGGCCGGTCTGGTGGTGGCTGGGTACTATCATGCCAATGCAGCTCTGGGCGACCAGAG CCCTGGGCCCCTGGCCTTGAAAATCGCTGGACGAATTGCAGAATTCTTCCCTGATGCAGTACTTATAATG TTGGATAATCAGAAACTGGTGCCTCAGCCTCGTGTGCCCCCAGTCATCGTCCTGGAGAACCAAGGTCTTCACTGGGTCCCCAAGGACAAGAACTT AGTGATGTGGAGGGACTGGGAGGAGTCACGGCAGATGGTGGGAGCACTCCTGGAGGGCCAAGCACACCAGCATCTTGTGGACTTTGACTGCCACCTTGACGACATCCGGCAGGACTGGACCAACCAGCAGCTCAATACCCAAATCACCCAGTGGGTTGGTCCCACCAATGGAAATGCCTGA
- the PSME2 gene encoding proteasome activator complex subunit 2, producing the protein MAKPCGVRLSGEARKQVDVFRQNLFQEAEEFLYRFLPQKIIYLSQLLQEDSLNVADLSSLRAPLDIPIPDPPPKDDEMETDKQEKKDVPKCGFLPGNEKVLSLLALVKPEVWTLKEKCILVVTWIQHLIPKIEDGNDFGVAIQEKVLERVNAVKTKVEAFQTTISKYFSERGDAVAKASKETHVMDYRALVHERDEAAYRELRAMVLDLRAFYAELYHIISSNLEKIVNPKGEEKPSMY; encoded by the exons ATGGCCAAGCCTTGTGGGGTGCGCCTGAGTGGGGAGGCCCGCAAACAG GTGGATGTCTTCAGGCAAAATCTTTTCCAGGAG GCTGAGGAATTCCTCTACAGATTCTTGCCACAGAAAATCATATACCTGAGTCAGCTCTTGCAA GAGGACTCGCTCAATGTGGCTGACCTGTCCTCCCTCCGGGCCCCACTGGACATCCCTATCCCAGACCCCCCACCCAAGGATGACGAG ATGGAAACAGATAAGCAGGAGAAGAAAGACG TACCTAAGTGTGGATTTCTCCCTGGGAATGAAAAAGTCCTGTCCCTGCTTGCCCTGGTTAAGCCAGAAGTCTGGACTCTCAAAGAGAAGTGCATTCTG GTGGTCACATGGATCCAGCACCTGATCCCCAAGATTGAGGATGGAAATGATTTTGGGGTAGCAATCCAG GAGAAGGTGCTGGAGAGGGTGAATGCAGTCAAGACCAAAGTGGAAGCCTTCCAGACAACCATTTCCAA GTACTTCTCAGAACGTGGGGATGCTGTGGCCAAGGCCTCCAAGGAGACCCATGTA ATGGATTACCGGGCCTTGGTGCACGAGCGAGATGAGGCAGCCTATAGGGAGCTCAGGGCCATGGTGCTGGACCTGAGGGCCTTCTAT GCTGAGCtttatcatatcatcagcagCAACCTGGAGAAAATTGTCAATCCAAAGGGTGAAGAGAAGCCATCTATGTACTGA